The Pseudomonas fluorescens genome includes a window with the following:
- a CDS encoding LytR/AlgR family response regulator transcription factor, with amino-acid sequence MNVLIVDDEPLARERLSRMVGELEGYSVLEPSATNGEEALALIDSHKPDIVLLDIRMPGLDGLQVAAKLCERESPPAVVFCTTRDDFPPEVLQAGAVGYLVKPVATEALLEALRKAERPNRVQLAALTRPAAESGSGPRSHISARTRKGIELIPLNQVVYFIADHKYVTLRHESGEVLLDEPLKALEDEFGERFVRIHRNALVARERIERLQRTPLGHFQLFLKGLNGDALIVSRRHVAGVRKMMQQL; translated from the coding sequence ATGAATGTCCTGATCGTTGATGACGAACCACTGGCCCGCGAGCGCCTGAGCCGAATGGTTGGCGAGCTCGAGGGTTACAGTGTCCTGGAGCCGAGCGCCACCAATGGCGAAGAGGCATTGGCCCTTATTGACAGCCACAAGCCGGATATCGTGCTGCTCGACATTCGCATGCCTGGCCTGGACGGTCTACAGGTCGCGGCGAAGCTGTGCGAACGAGAGTCGCCGCCCGCCGTGGTGTTCTGTACCACCCGGGACGACTTCCCTCCCGAGGTGTTGCAGGCCGGCGCCGTGGGCTACCTGGTCAAGCCCGTGGCGACCGAGGCGCTGCTCGAAGCCTTGCGCAAGGCCGAGCGGCCCAACCGCGTGCAGTTGGCAGCGCTGACCCGTCCGGCCGCCGAAAGCGGCAGCGGCCCGCGCAGCCATATCAGTGCGCGCACCCGCAAAGGCATCGAGCTGATCCCGTTGAACCAGGTGGTCTATTTCATTGCCGACCACAAATACGTGACCTTGCGCCATGAGAGTGGCGAGGTGTTGTTGGATGAGCCTCTCAAGGCCCTCGAAGACGAGTTCGGCGAACGTTTCGTACGCATCCACCGCAACGCCCTCGTGGCCCGCGAGCGGATCGAGCGTTTGCAGCGCACCCCCCTTGGGCATTTCCAACTGTTCCTCAAGGGCCTCAATGGCGACGCGCTGATTGTCAGCCGGCGACACGTGGCCGGCGTGCGCAAGATGATGCAGCAGCTTTAA
- the argH gene encoding argininosuccinate lyase, with the protein MSTDKTNQSWGGRFSEPVDAFVARFTASVNFDQRLYRHDIMGSIAHATMLAKVGVLTDAERDSIIDGLKTIQAEIEAGQFDWRVDLEDVHMNIEARLTDRIGVTGKKLHTGRSRNDQVATDIRLWLRDEIDLILAEITRLQKGLLEQAGREAESIMPGFTHLQTAQPVTFGHHMLAWFEMLSRDYERLVDCRKRTNRMPLGSAALAGTTYPIDREYTAQLLGFDAVGGNSLDNVSDRDFAIEFCAAASIAMMHLSRFSEELVLWTSAQFQFIDLPDRFCTGSSIMPQKKNPDVPELVRGKSGRVFGALMGLLTLMKGQPLAYNKDNQEDKEPLFDAADTLRDSLRAFADMIPAIKPKHAVMREAALRGFSTATDLADYLVRRGLPFRDCHEIVGHAVKYGVDSGKDLAEMSLDELRQFSDQIEQDVFAVLTLEGSVNARDHIGGTAPAQVKAAVVRGQALLASR; encoded by the coding sequence ATGAGCACTGACAAGACCAATCAGTCCTGGGGCGGCCGCTTCAGTGAACCCGTCGACGCCTTCGTCGCCCGCTTCACCGCCTCCGTCAACTTTGACCAGCGCCTGTATCGCCACGACATCATGGGCTCGATCGCCCACGCCACCATGCTGGCCAAGGTCGGCGTGCTGACCGATGCCGAGCGCGACAGCATCATCGACGGCCTGAAGACCATCCAGGCTGAAATCGAGGCCGGCCAGTTCGACTGGCGCGTCGACCTCGAAGACGTACACATGAACATCGAAGCGCGCCTGACCGACCGCATCGGCGTGACAGGCAAGAAACTGCACACCGGCCGCAGCCGCAACGACCAGGTCGCCACCGACATCCGCCTGTGGCTGCGCGATGAGATCGACCTGATCCTGGCCGAAATCACTCGCCTGCAAAAAGGCCTGCTGGAGCAAGCCGGGCGCGAAGCCGAGAGCATCATGCCGGGCTTCACGCACCTGCAAACCGCCCAACCTGTAACGTTTGGGCATCACATGCTGGCCTGGTTCGAAATGCTCAGCCGCGACTACGAGCGCCTGGTGGACTGTCGCAAGCGCACCAACCGCATGCCCCTGGGCAGCGCCGCGCTGGCCGGCACCACGTACCCGATCGACCGTGAATACACCGCGCAGTTGCTGGGCTTCGACGCCGTGGGCGGCAACTCGCTGGATAACGTCTCGGACCGCGATTTCGCCATCGAATTCTGCGCCGCCGCAAGCATCGCGATGATGCACCTGTCGCGCTTCTCCGAAGAGCTGGTGCTGTGGACCAGTGCGCAATTCCAGTTCATTGACCTGCCGGACCGCTTCTGCACCGGCAGCTCGATCATGCCGCAAAAGAAAAACCCTGACGTGCCGGAGCTGGTACGGGGCAAGAGCGGCCGGGTGTTCGGCGCATTGATGGGCCTGCTGACCCTGATGAAAGGCCAGCCGCTGGCCTACAACAAGGACAACCAGGAAGACAAGGAACCGCTGTTCGACGCCGCCGATACCTTGCGCGACTCGCTGCGGGCCTTCGCCGACATGATCCCGGCCATCAAGCCCAAGCACGCGGTGATGCGCGAAGCAGCCCTGCGCGGCTTTTCCACCGCCACGGACCTGGCCGATTACCTGGTGCGCCGTGGCCTGCCATTCCGTGACTGCCACGAAATCGTCGGTCACGCCGTGAAGTACGGCGTGGACAGCGGCAAGGACCTGGCGGAAATGAGCCTGGACGAACTGCGCCAGTTCAGCGACCAGATCGAACAGGACGTGTTTGCCGTGCTGACCCTCGAAGGCTCGGTCAACGCCCGTGATCATATCGGCGGTACCGCACCGGCGCAGGTCAAGGCAGCTGTGGTACGTGGCCAGGCGTTACTCGCCAGCCGCTAA